The genome window ATTAATACTCCGGTAATTCAAGACTTCTTTGATTAAAAGTTTGGTTTTTTGGGGCcttaatttttagtaattagGAATGATAGAAAGGGCTCGAATTAAGCTGAGCCCATGGCAGCAGGCGGCGGTTGCAGTAGGTTCAGCGGTGGGTGCGTTGCTCGATCCACGAAGGGCTGATTTAATAGCTGCTTTAGGAGAGACAACTGGAAAGCCTGCTTTTGAAAGGGTTCTTGAGAGAATGAGGAGGAGCCCCGAAGGCAGAGTTAGTCTCTCTTCCTATCACTCGTAACCTATGTATTCATTTGtaatcatttgaaaaaaaaaaaaacagcagaTTTTTTGGCTATATATAGAAATGTAATTGTTCGATTAATTTTGCAGTTAGAGGGATTTTGTTTGAgaattcataattttgaatCAGAAACTTAAGTTGGTAAAagacaagtatatatatatatatatggattatGGGAATTGTTTGAGTCGTCAATGGAGAAACTTTGTGTTCTTGGCATTGGACTAGCAAAGCTATCCtttgaaatatatgatttaaatacATAATCATAGTAACGTTGCTATCTGATAATCGAAACtgctaattttaataaattagtgtTTCTAATTgttaattctattatttaactttaaagTTAATTCATGGATGATCAATGTGATATTATTTGCTTTAAGTGTTCTTAGAATTTAGTGAAAAATGCGAGATGACTAGATACTCTAGCTCTTTGTTGGTTTTTGAGGAATCAACTGTGCATAGAGTTACCCTTCCTGTTTAGTAAAGTTAGTAGTATTTATATGTTAACATCATTTTTAGCAATTATAGACTGCAatttcttcattcttttttatgtatattgagTTTGTTTAAGGTGCAGATTTATTCCTTTTACCTCTTCTGGTCTTGAttgttatttgataaaataaagcCCTTTGTTAGTATGTCTTTCTTGGAATACATTGCTTTGTTTTTCACCATATGCAATGCAGTGGCCAATTTGGAAATTTAGAGCTTAATCAGAGTTCATGATGGGGAATTCTGAGTCTGCCTGTGATATTAATCCATTGCATTCTTTTTGGTCAATAAGCTGCTTGATGGTTCAAGCATCTTGTTTTCATTGGTCTTCCTCATCCACATTGTTCAAAGCTGGCATGAGTAACGTCTTCCAAATTTCATCCATAAccaagtcattttctttaatagGCAGTGCTCATTGAGCGGCCACGGGTTATATCTGCAAAGGTTGGTCATGCATGGGATCTACCAGAGAACACTTTTGGTGCTGCATATGCAAGGTTCATGGGATCCAGGAATTTTTCCCCGGATGACAGGCCGCCTGTGCGATTCATGGACACAGATGAACTTGCATATGTGGCTATGCGAGCTCGTGAGGTGCATGACCTCTGGCATACCCTTTTTGGCCTTCCTACCAACTTGATTGGGGAATCTGCATTGAAGGTTATTGAATTTGAGCAAATGCATCTCCCCATGTGCCTGCTTTCAGTTGTAGGTGGGACGTCAAGGTTTAATGcgaaacaaagaaaattgtTCTTCCAGCATTATTTCCCATGGGCTGTCAAGGCTGGTTTTCAGTGTACAGATCTCATGTGTGTATATTACGAGCAGCACTTTCATGAAGATTTGGAGGATGTTCGAAGGAAGTGGGGGGTAATTCCGGCTCCTACTGTCCCCAAGTAAAGTATTAGCCAAGAACGGCATCATAGTAGTACATTTGGTATTTACAAGCACTTTGCCCCCTACCCAGTATCCCTTCCTGAATAGATGCGGTGACTGCAATTTTCTCGACTACTTTAGCATTGAatgacattaaataaaaaaacttgtcTACTGTTTACAATTTTCCATTTGTGGTTGTCATGAAAATTTGGGGATGCTTGTATCTATGAAAGCGGATGATAGATCTTGTGGTAATccaaaattcacatataaacgaataaaaaaaattgctttgaACTGTAGAATTGTTCTTTTTTGGGCCAAATTGAAGCGTGGAATGACTGCTCTCATAAAGACAACTTTATTATAACAGTTATTAATGATGCAATATTTAGATGGATATTAGCATATGCAGAAGCCCAGCAGTGGGTGCTTCTTCATGATAGTTTGATAATTAAGCTGACTTTGAATAACCCATCTTGCAAGATATAATCTGGTTGTGACAAGAATTGGAAAGGAACTAGAAAATTGAACTTATCTTGCAAGATATATTTACAGTCAAAAGCTACAATTCCAAGACTTAAGTGAAACGTAGATAAGAGCAGAGAGAGACGAGCTGCATACTGGTTGGCAAGTGCAACCCAAAGATGAGCATTCAATAACCGGGTTAACCATACCCCGTCTTTTACATGTTCGTATTGAACAGAGATGACCTTCTAAACACTGGTAGGCACATGTGTGAAGACATGTTTGACTAAATGAATGGGACAGACTATTCTAGTTGGTAACAAACAGGGCGTGAGATTTcagttttaatctaaaatataaatttggaaAGAAATTTGGATGCTGAGTTTGGCTACGTGGCTCTTTTCGAGTTTGGATCATGCATGTGAGGAGATCAGGGTTCTCCAGTGTTCTGTAAAATTGATGATCGACAAGGCTTTTAACGATTCTTCTATCTGACTATGTTGCCCCTTAGCACTCCAACATGGTGCTCCTTAAGCTCTCGTGTTGTGCAAAATTGGGGTTCTCGGGGCATTTTTGGCCTCCTCGATTTGGCCACATGCTCCTTTGTATCTGTTGGTAGATAATTAATTTTggctattaatattttatattttctttgagataggtatcattatattttagaaaattgtgATATCTAGTGTGAAATAATTAGCATTGTCGTTTCACTTAATATCTCTCTCGGAACAGCAACTCTTGTTTAGAATAGTTGTTGTTTGAGAATAGCCATGTCTAGAATCATTTCTTTAGTTAGAACAACTATTATCCAGTGTAATTATTATGAGGACAACTTCTATTGAGAATAGCTTAAGTTCAGAATTGCTCTTATTTAGAATAACAACGTTTCAATAATAACTATGTTTAAAACAACCATTGTCAGGAACTTGTATTTagaataattgtatatatatatttttttggaaGAGCCATTATTCAGAAAAAGCTCTACCAAGAAAAGTATCATCATAGAACAACTTTTGTTCGAAACAAcctctaaattaataataactaTGTTGAGAAGAACTCACATTTGGAACAAGTCAAAATAACTATTGTTCAGGAACAACTCTTGTCCAAGAATAATCATCACCTTGCGTTTCAAGAGATGTTCCGCAAAAGATATTTCACATGGTATTGCTTCACCAAAGTAGAAGTGGAAGTAACCTCGGGATATGACAAGGTTCTTGGGTTATTTTTACTCTTGGGATGTTCTAAAAAGCTTGGCTTGGTGGATCGGATATGGAGGTAGTTAAGAGGTTTTCCTCTTAATCGTTCTTGTAATATTGAgtgtttttcccttttttcagAAACATAGTGcattcttatttattatttactatcaccTACAAAATCCTTTCATAATAAAAAGAACCATTAATGCTTTTCTAATTGAAAAAATATCTATTATTACTTTCATTAATTACCAGTCTTATAACTCCTATTTttgaaacactataaataggaGCTTTTCACAACTGGTGAAAATACTTTTGGGCACTTTGGCATTCTAACTCTCAAATCTCTCTTTTAAAATTCTCtcaagttgttttctttttattgagaTTTATCATCAACTATATTTCCCTTTCTTTAACTTACCAACTACTACTTGTCGTAGCACTCAGTGTTACTGGATTTGCTCCAATCTTCCTTTTCGCCTTTTTTTTGGTACATATTGTTCACTTGTTTGCAACATTACCTCTTCGCACCAAAAAACCCTCTACACCACCCTATTCGTGTGGTGTGACCGGAGCTCTCCCATGTCTTTGCAACATTGGTGTTTCTCCTCCTCCCCATGAAGTGTTCATTGGCCTTTCtagtattttgaaaattggaCTCAAGCAACATTGGGGCTCTCCAGCTCTCCTGCCCATATGGCACTCTCTTTCCTATCCGCGCCACTCTTTGGACGCACAACTTGTCCCTCTTACTTTTGTGTTGCCACTGTATGTTGAAGTTAATGTCTCATCAACAAATTCGTTTGTCCTTTTGATCCATTTGGTTATgatgttattattattcaatcttTGTAATTGTTTATTAGTTATTACTCCTTTGCAAACTCCATGATTTATAGTCCCATTactatcttcttcttcttcttttttaagtttCATCAAAAAAGTTATCacattttgggtttattttgcaaaggattaaatataaaattggtactCAAATTTATCCACTTCTCCCAAattagtactaataatttttttgttgtcttAGATTGATACCAAAACTTTATTTCCATCCACTATATTGGTACCTAAGCCTAAAGGTGTTAATTTTTCGTTGATGTGGCAGCATTGGCCACTTGCATGCTGCCACGTGTCACCCTGTTTGGCTGCAACCCGAacccctttaatttttttcccttcattttccttgaaaaattattcttttaattacttttcctttaaaaattattcctCTCACCATCATCTTCTACCTCACTTCTATCTTTttcgttttttcttttcaccATCTGTTTCGTTTTTTACTTGACCTCTTCGTCTTCTACCTCacttttatcttcttcttttttcctttcacCATCTGATTTGTTTTCtatctattttgttttatctATTCATAACACATTTTTTGAAGGAAGAAAATTAAGTGCTAAAAAAAGTTTTGTACCCAGAAtcttgaaaacaaaaaacccaacacattaaaaaaaaaaaacaaacaaacaaagaacccaacacattcaaaaataaataacaaacaatAAAGAACCCAAcacattcaaaaaataaataacaaacaatAAACAACCCagaatattcaaaaataaaaagaacccAATATATTCTCAAATTCAATCTTAGTAATAAACAAAGAACCTAACATTTTCGACCCAAtattatttcaactagaaaaaattAACAACCTAATACGATAACAAGAACC of Gossypium raimondii isolate GPD5lz chromosome 3, ASM2569854v1, whole genome shotgun sequence contains these proteins:
- the LOC105794244 gene encoding ubiquinone biosynthesis protein COQ4 homolog, mitochondrial, yielding MIERARIKLSPWQQAAVAVGSAVGALLDPRRADLIAALGETTGKPAFERVLERMRRSPEGRAVLIERPRVISAKVGHAWDLPENTFGAAYARFMGSRNFSPDDRPPVRFMDTDELAYVAMRAREVHDLWHTLFGLPTNLIGESALKVIEFEQMHLPMCLLSVVGGTSRFNAKQRKLFFQHYFPWAVKAGFQCTDLMCVYYEQHFHEDLEDVRRKWGVIPAPTVPK